In one Vanacampus margaritifer isolate UIUO_Vmar chromosome 11, RoL_Vmar_1.0, whole genome shotgun sequence genomic region, the following are encoded:
- the hat1 gene encoding histone acetyltransferase type B catalytic subunit isoform X3: MIARSFRTTHFPQHCAEMAGANNMEKKLAEFKCDTNEALCLKLIRFPEDVDDDGTTFHPEYSHQIFGDDEVAFGYKGLQIQLFYTAGSLTTLYKIKYSSKVTDTFDSVEPDNIDGKIREIVPAGFTCNTDDFITLLEKEANFRPFGTLMHTYTVHNEEAGELTYQIHKADLSCTGFREYHERLQTFLMWFIETASFIDPDDDRWDFFLVFEKYNKDGETLYATIGYMTVYNYYAYPDKTRPRVSQMLILPPFQGEGHGAQLLEAVHTFYSNIPKVQDITAEDPSESYVKLRDYVLVKLCQGLSSFAGDKLHQGLSAEMVEEAQMKLKINKKHARRVYEILRLRVTDMSDEEKSRAYCLAVKKRLFGPYRKNQRERTKMTKCLRLEEVASHLGQLDTQMQHEELEKSYQVVLGDYRRIIERLAAQA; the protein is encoded by the exons ATGATTGCGCGGTCTTTTAGGACAACACACTTCCCACAACACTGTGCAGAAATGGCGG GAGCAAACAACATGGAAAAGAAACTGGCTGAATTTAAGTGTGACACCAACGAAGCTCTATGCTTAAAGCTAA TTCGCTTTCCAGaggatgttgatgatgatggtaCTACATTCCACCCGGAGTACAGCCATCAGATTTTTGGAGACGA TGAAGTGGCGTTTGGATACAAAGGTCTTCAGATACAGCTCTTTTACACCGCTGGAAGCCTGACCACTCTTTATAAAATCAAGTATTCTTCCAAAGTCACAGACACATTTGACTCTGTGGAG CCTGACAATATTGATGGAAAGATCCGAGAAATTGTTCCCGCTGGGTTCACCTGCAACACTGATGACTTTATCACGCTACTGGAGAAGGAGGCTAATTTCAGGCCCTTCGGCACTTTGATGCACACGTACACAGTGCACAACGAGGAAGCCGGAGAGCTCACTTATCAGATTCACAAG GCTGACTTGAGCTGCACAGGATTCCGAGAGTACCACGAGCGCCTGCAGACCTTCCTCATGTGGTTCATAGAGACCGCCAGTTTCATTGACCCGGATGACGATCGTTGGGACTTCTTTCTTGT ATTTGAGAAGTACAATAAGGATGGGGAAACCCTCTACGCAACCATTGGCTACATGACCGTTTATAATTACTACGCATATCCAGACAAAACCCGGCCACGTGTAAG CCAAATGCTGATATTGCCTCCGTTCCAAGGAGAAGGTCACGGAGCGCAACTGTTGGAGGCAGTGCACacattttattcaaacattCCAAAAGTACAAGACATCACAG CTGAAGATCCTTCTGAGAGCTACGTGAAGCTGAGGGACTATGTGCTGGTCAAGCTTTGTCAGGGCCTGTCGTCGTTTGCTGGGGACAAACTGCACCAGGGCCTGTCAGCCGAAATGGTCGAAGAGGCACAAATGAAACTGAAAATCAACAAG AAACACGCAAGAAGAGTGTACGAGATCCTGCGTCTGAGGGTGACAGACATGAGTGATGAAGAGAAATCAAGAGCGTACTGCTTGGCAGTGAAGAAGAGGCTGTTTGGACCATACAGG AAGAATCAGAGGGAGCGAACGAAGATGACAAAGTGCCTGCGGCTGGAGGAGGTGGCGTCCCACTTGGGTCAACTGGACACTCAGATGCAGCACGAGGAGCTGGAGAAGAGCTACCAGGTGGTTTTGGGAGACTACCGGAGAATCATTGAGAGGCTTGCGGCGCAGGCCTGA
- the hat1 gene encoding histone acetyltransferase type B catalytic subunit isoform X1, whose protein sequence is MTCNFLFKVRGIEEKMTMTSIEPEKECSTLPCDNLMGANNMEKKLAEFKCDTNEALCLKLIRFPEDVDDDGTTFHPEYSHQIFGDDEVAFGYKGLQIQLFYTAGSLTTLYKIKYSSKVTDTFDSVEPDNIDGKIREIVPAGFTCNTDDFITLLEKEANFRPFGTLMHTYTVHNEEAGELTYQIHKADLSCTGFREYHERLQTFLMWFIETASFIDPDDDRWDFFLVFEKYNKDGETLYATIGYMTVYNYYAYPDKTRPRVSQMLILPPFQGEGHGAQLLEAVHTFYSNIPKVQDITAEDPSESYVKLRDYVLVKLCQGLSSFAGDKLHQGLSAEMVEEAQMKLKINKKHARRVYEILRLRVTDMSDEEKSRAYCLAVKKRLFGPYRKNQRERTKMTKCLRLEEVASHLGQLDTQMQHEELEKSYQVVLGDYRRIIERLAAQA, encoded by the exons GAGCAAACAACATGGAAAAGAAACTGGCTGAATTTAAGTGTGACACCAACGAAGCTCTATGCTTAAAGCTAA TTCGCTTTCCAGaggatgttgatgatgatggtaCTACATTCCACCCGGAGTACAGCCATCAGATTTTTGGAGACGA TGAAGTGGCGTTTGGATACAAAGGTCTTCAGATACAGCTCTTTTACACCGCTGGAAGCCTGACCACTCTTTATAAAATCAAGTATTCTTCCAAAGTCACAGACACATTTGACTCTGTGGAG CCTGACAATATTGATGGAAAGATCCGAGAAATTGTTCCCGCTGGGTTCACCTGCAACACTGATGACTTTATCACGCTACTGGAGAAGGAGGCTAATTTCAGGCCCTTCGGCACTTTGATGCACACGTACACAGTGCACAACGAGGAAGCCGGAGAGCTCACTTATCAGATTCACAAG GCTGACTTGAGCTGCACAGGATTCCGAGAGTACCACGAGCGCCTGCAGACCTTCCTCATGTGGTTCATAGAGACCGCCAGTTTCATTGACCCGGATGACGATCGTTGGGACTTCTTTCTTGT ATTTGAGAAGTACAATAAGGATGGGGAAACCCTCTACGCAACCATTGGCTACATGACCGTTTATAATTACTACGCATATCCAGACAAAACCCGGCCACGTGTAAG CCAAATGCTGATATTGCCTCCGTTCCAAGGAGAAGGTCACGGAGCGCAACTGTTGGAGGCAGTGCACacattttattcaaacattCCAAAAGTACAAGACATCACAG CTGAAGATCCTTCTGAGAGCTACGTGAAGCTGAGGGACTATGTGCTGGTCAAGCTTTGTCAGGGCCTGTCGTCGTTTGCTGGGGACAAACTGCACCAGGGCCTGTCAGCCGAAATGGTCGAAGAGGCACAAATGAAACTGAAAATCAACAAG AAACACGCAAGAAGAGTGTACGAGATCCTGCGTCTGAGGGTGACAGACATGAGTGATGAAGAGAAATCAAGAGCGTACTGCTTGGCAGTGAAGAAGAGGCTGTTTGGACCATACAGG AAGAATCAGAGGGAGCGAACGAAGATGACAAAGTGCCTGCGGCTGGAGGAGGTGGCGTCCCACTTGGGTCAACTGGACACTCAGATGCAGCACGAGGAGCTGGAGAAGAGCTACCAGGTGGTTTTGGGAGACTACCGGAGAATCATTGAGAGGCTTGCGGCGCAGGCCTGA
- the hat1 gene encoding histone acetyltransferase type B catalytic subunit isoform X2 — MTMTSIEPEKECSTLPCDNLMGANNMEKKLAEFKCDTNEALCLKLIRFPEDVDDDGTTFHPEYSHQIFGDDEVAFGYKGLQIQLFYTAGSLTTLYKIKYSSKVTDTFDSVEPDNIDGKIREIVPAGFTCNTDDFITLLEKEANFRPFGTLMHTYTVHNEEAGELTYQIHKADLSCTGFREYHERLQTFLMWFIETASFIDPDDDRWDFFLVFEKYNKDGETLYATIGYMTVYNYYAYPDKTRPRVSQMLILPPFQGEGHGAQLLEAVHTFYSNIPKVQDITAEDPSESYVKLRDYVLVKLCQGLSSFAGDKLHQGLSAEMVEEAQMKLKINKKHARRVYEILRLRVTDMSDEEKSRAYCLAVKKRLFGPYRKNQRERTKMTKCLRLEEVASHLGQLDTQMQHEELEKSYQVVLGDYRRIIERLAAQA, encoded by the exons GAGCAAACAACATGGAAAAGAAACTGGCTGAATTTAAGTGTGACACCAACGAAGCTCTATGCTTAAAGCTAA TTCGCTTTCCAGaggatgttgatgatgatggtaCTACATTCCACCCGGAGTACAGCCATCAGATTTTTGGAGACGA TGAAGTGGCGTTTGGATACAAAGGTCTTCAGATACAGCTCTTTTACACCGCTGGAAGCCTGACCACTCTTTATAAAATCAAGTATTCTTCCAAAGTCACAGACACATTTGACTCTGTGGAG CCTGACAATATTGATGGAAAGATCCGAGAAATTGTTCCCGCTGGGTTCACCTGCAACACTGATGACTTTATCACGCTACTGGAGAAGGAGGCTAATTTCAGGCCCTTCGGCACTTTGATGCACACGTACACAGTGCACAACGAGGAAGCCGGAGAGCTCACTTATCAGATTCACAAG GCTGACTTGAGCTGCACAGGATTCCGAGAGTACCACGAGCGCCTGCAGACCTTCCTCATGTGGTTCATAGAGACCGCCAGTTTCATTGACCCGGATGACGATCGTTGGGACTTCTTTCTTGT ATTTGAGAAGTACAATAAGGATGGGGAAACCCTCTACGCAACCATTGGCTACATGACCGTTTATAATTACTACGCATATCCAGACAAAACCCGGCCACGTGTAAG CCAAATGCTGATATTGCCTCCGTTCCAAGGAGAAGGTCACGGAGCGCAACTGTTGGAGGCAGTGCACacattttattcaaacattCCAAAAGTACAAGACATCACAG CTGAAGATCCTTCTGAGAGCTACGTGAAGCTGAGGGACTATGTGCTGGTCAAGCTTTGTCAGGGCCTGTCGTCGTTTGCTGGGGACAAACTGCACCAGGGCCTGTCAGCCGAAATGGTCGAAGAGGCACAAATGAAACTGAAAATCAACAAG AAACACGCAAGAAGAGTGTACGAGATCCTGCGTCTGAGGGTGACAGACATGAGTGATGAAGAGAAATCAAGAGCGTACTGCTTGGCAGTGAAGAAGAGGCTGTTTGGACCATACAGG AAGAATCAGAGGGAGCGAACGAAGATGACAAAGTGCCTGCGGCTGGAGGAGGTGGCGTCCCACTTGGGTCAACTGGACACTCAGATGCAGCACGAGGAGCTGGAGAAGAGCTACCAGGTGGTTTTGGGAGACTACCGGAGAATCATTGAGAGGCTTGCGGCGCAGGCCTGA